Proteins encoded in a region of the Brevundimonas vesicularis genome:
- a CDS encoding Fur family transcriptional regulator, which yields MGSACDHDHDHSGLNGGALDRALAAAEARAVQQGERMTAQRRRVLALLLESGEPVKAYDLIARFGEDGQAAKPPTVYRALEFLERLGMVHRIASISAYVACTDDGEAAHAAAFLICDCCGATREVSGPDQSAMNAAASAAGYAIVRTTIEAHGRCAACRDVA from the coding sequence ATGGGTTCCGCCTGCGATCATGACCATGACCACTCCGGCCTGAACGGCGGGGCGCTGGACCGCGCCCTGGCGGCGGCCGAGGCGCGCGCGGTCCAGCAGGGCGAGCGGATGACCGCCCAGCGCCGGCGCGTCCTGGCTCTGCTGCTGGAAAGCGGCGAGCCGGTGAAGGCCTACGATCTGATCGCGCGTTTTGGCGAAGACGGCCAGGCCGCCAAGCCGCCGACCGTCTATCGCGCGCTGGAGTTCCTGGAACGGCTGGGCATGGTCCACCGCATCGCCTCCATCAGCGCCTATGTCGCCTGCACCGACGATGGCGAGGCCGCCCACGCGGCCGCCTTCTTGATCTGCGACTGCTGCGGCGCGACGCGCGAGGTCAGCGGCCCGGACCAGAGCGCCATGAACGCCGCCGCCTCAGCCGCCGGTTACGCCATCGTCCGCACGACGATCGAGGCGCACGGTCGCTGCGCCGCCTGTCGCGACGTCGCATGA
- a CDS encoding SapC family protein yields the protein MTDTNNSPLEGNVLFYANPEPLDQSVHGGLGVNPSDKPYAFVAQTNIVPLTVTEFSAAALSYPIIFTGDNRQPVAVMGLSSNENLFVAPDGEFRADAYVPAYVRRYPFVFADDKQNQRLILCIDRGASIVAEGGQNPLFVDGQPSDYTNMAMEFCNNFEQERQRTEGFVALVKDLDLLDIREAHFTPRNPDGTPGQPQKLAEYYAVSEDKLRALPAEKLVELRDNGALGQIYAHLVSLVGWDRLIAMAVMRQAQAPTSVN from the coding sequence ATGACCGACACGAACAATTCGCCGCTTGAAGGCAACGTCCTCTTCTACGCCAACCCCGAACCGCTGGATCAGAGCGTCCATGGCGGCCTGGGCGTGAACCCGAGCGACAAGCCCTACGCCTTCGTGGCCCAGACCAATATCGTGCCGCTGACTGTCACCGAATTCTCGGCCGCCGCCCTGTCCTATCCGATCATCTTCACCGGCGATAACCGCCAGCCGGTCGCCGTGATGGGCCTGAGCTCCAACGAGAACCTGTTCGTCGCGCCCGACGGCGAGTTCCGCGCCGACGCCTATGTGCCAGCCTATGTGCGCCGCTATCCGTTCGTCTTCGCCGACGACAAGCAGAACCAGCGCCTGATCCTGTGCATCGACCGCGGTGCCTCGATCGTCGCCGAAGGCGGCCAGAACCCGCTGTTCGTCGACGGCCAGCCCAGCGACTACACGAACATGGCGATGGAGTTCTGCAACAACTTCGAACAGGAGCGCCAGCGCACCGAGGGCTTCGTCGCCCTGGTCAAGGATCTGGACCTGCTGGACATCCGCGAAGCCCACTTCACGCCGCGCAATCCCGACGGCACGCCGGGTCAGCCGCAGAAGCTGGCCGAATACTATGCGGTGTCGGAAGACAAGCTGCGCGCCCTGCCCGCCGAGAAGCTGGTCGAGCTGCGCGACAACGGCGCCTTGGGCCAGATCTATGCCCACCTGGTGTCGCTGGTCGGTTGGGATCGCCTGATCGCGATGGCCGTGATGCGTCAGGCCCAGGCCCCGACCTCGGTCAACTAA
- a CDS encoding alpha/beta fold hydrolase, whose amino-acid sequence MDAALMSPPRRLSVPIDNRWGAGEMAVLDFGDPNRAVDLIFSHANGFNAATYRSLLSPLSASLRIWAPDLRGHGRSALPTFARPKTSWLDHRDDLLALLEAIDGPPVVMAGHSMGGTASLLAAAVRPDRVSSLVLFDPVIWKRSAVFAFNLPFAHKLMKAIPIAKATLRRRSQFDSREQAMAAYRGRGAFKGWPDMVLADYLSEGLSEGDGGFSLTAAPAWEAANYAAQAHDPWRAMKRYPGPVRILKAEHGALTHVPVQPPGLPNVSVEVVSGGGHLFPMTHADVARDALFDAAV is encoded by the coding sequence ATGGATGCGGCGTTGATGTCCCCACCGCGTCGCCTGTCCGTGCCGATCGACAATCGCTGGGGCGCCGGCGAGATGGCCGTACTGGATTTCGGCGATCCGAACCGGGCGGTCGATCTGATCTTCTCCCACGCCAACGGCTTCAACGCCGCCACCTATCGCAGCCTCTTGTCGCCGCTGTCGGCGTCCTTGCGGATCTGGGCGCCGGATCTGCGCGGCCATGGCCGGTCTGCACTGCCGACCTTCGCGCGACCCAAGACCAGCTGGCTGGACCACCGCGACGACCTGCTGGCGCTGCTGGAGGCCATCGACGGCCCGCCCGTGGTCATGGCCGGCCATTCGATGGGCGGCACGGCCTCGCTTCTGGCGGCCGCCGTCCGGCCGGATCGGGTGTCCAGCCTGGTGCTGTTCGATCCGGTGATCTGGAAACGCTCGGCGGTCTTCGCCTTCAACCTGCCCTTCGCCCACAAGCTGATGAAGGCGATCCCCATCGCCAAGGCCACCCTGCGCCGTCGCAGCCAGTTCGACAGCCGCGAACAGGCCATGGCCGCCTATCGCGGGCGCGGCGCCTTCAAGGGTTGGCCCGACATGGTTCTGGCCGACTATCTTTCCGAAGGCCTGAGCGAAGGCGACGGCGGGTTCAGCCTGACCGCCGCGCCGGCTTGGGAAGCGGCCAACTATGCAGCCCAGGCGCACGATCCGTGGCGGGCCATGAAACGCTATCCCGGCCCGGTTCGCATCCTGAAGGCCGAACACGGCGCCCTGACCCATGTGCCGGTTCAGCCCCCAGGGCTGCCCAATGTTTCGGTCGAGGTCGTGTCCGGCGGCGGGCACCTGTTCCCCATGACCCATGCCGACGTGGCGCGCGACGCCCTGTTCGACGCCGCCGTCTGA
- a CDS encoding NADP-dependent oxidoreductase, translated as MASTSGKTNRQWVLRQRPKGLIQPGDLELVETALPDLKENEVLVRTVYLSLDPTNRTWMNDSEGYLPPVGLGEVMRGLTLGVVEASRSSRFKAGDVVMPTSGGWADYAVVPEGGLRPVHRAPGLPLTANMSVLGMTGLTAYFGVTDVLKAKEGETIVISAAAGAVGSIAGQIAKQRGCRVIGIAGGPQKCAWLTDELGFDAAIDYKNEDVGEALDRLAPDGVDLNFENVGGDIMIAVFNRLKVHGRMAVCGLVSSYNATKAPPSPNFARIITHRLHVQGFLVLDYAPRAREMVAEMGPWLADGRVKWKVHVDDGLEGAVGSLNRLFTGDHDGKLLVRVSEEPA; from the coding sequence ATGGCTTCGACAAGCGGCAAGACGAACCGTCAATGGGTGCTGCGCCAGCGCCCCAAGGGCCTGATCCAGCCCGGCGATCTGGAACTGGTCGAGACGGCCCTACCTGATCTGAAGGAGAACGAGGTGTTGGTCCGCACCGTCTATCTGTCGCTGGACCCGACCAATCGCACCTGGATGAACGATTCCGAGGGTTATCTGCCGCCGGTCGGCCTGGGCGAGGTCATGCGCGGCCTGACGCTGGGCGTGGTCGAAGCCTCGCGATCCAGCCGCTTCAAGGCCGGCGATGTCGTCATGCCGACGTCGGGCGGCTGGGCCGACTATGCGGTCGTGCCGGAAGGCGGCCTGCGCCCGGTCCACCGCGCGCCTGGCTTGCCGTTGACGGCCAATATGTCCGTGCTCGGCATGACCGGCCTGACCGCCTATTTCGGCGTCACCGATGTGTTGAAGGCCAAGGAAGGCGAGACCATCGTCATCTCGGCGGCCGCCGGCGCGGTCGGCTCCATCGCGGGGCAGATCGCCAAACAGCGCGGGTGTCGCGTCATCGGCATCGCGGGCGGCCCGCAGAAGTGCGCCTGGCTGACCGACGAACTCGGCTTCGACGCGGCAATCGATTACAAGAACGAGGATGTCGGTGAGGCGCTGGACCGTCTGGCCCCCGACGGCGTCGATCTGAACTTCGAGAATGTCGGCGGCGACATCATGATCGCGGTCTTCAACCGGCTGAAGGTCCACGGGCGGATGGCGGTCTGCGGCCTGGTGTCCTCCTACAATGCGACCAAGGCGCCGCCGTCGCCGAACTTCGCGCGCATCATCACCCATCGCCTGCACGTCCAGGGCTTCCTGGTCCTGGACTACGCCCCGCGCGCCCGCGAGATGGTGGCGGAAATGGGCCCGTGGTTGGCGGACGGCCGGGTGAAATGGAAGGTTCACGTCGACGACGGGCTGGAAGGCGCGGTGGGATCGTTGAATCGCTTGTTCACCGGCGATCACGACGGCAAGCTGCTGGTTCGCGTTTCCGAAGAACCCGCCTGA
- a CDS encoding NepR family anti-sigma factor encodes MIDSPDSSRPKGDQKGEAGLEEARLRQQAIGVKLRHMFDEVVNEPVPDEFLDILKRADAKSSDSAA; translated from the coding sequence ATGATCGATTCTCCGGACTCCTCTCGTCCCAAAGGCGACCAGAAGGGGGAGGCAGGGCTTGAAGAAGCTCGCCTTCGCCAGCAGGCCATTGGCGTTAAGCTGCGTCACATGTTCGACGAGGTCGTCAACGAACCCGTGCCCGATGAGTTTCTCGATATCCTGAAACGCGCCGACGCCAAGTCTTCGGACAGCGCCGCATGA
- a CDS encoding response regulator yields MSLLARLAPHLPYVRRYARALTGDQSTGDNYVRVALEALAAGEQQLSADMTPRVALYHVFHAIWSSTGAQLETGTLETTGSDASQRLLRIAPRSRQAFLLTALEGFTPSEAAQILSADPRDVERLIADAQADIDAELATDVLVIEDEAIISADIQSLVTELGHRVTGTATTHDEAIDAVARHKPGLVLADIQLADGSSGIDAVKDILKTMDVPVIFITAFPERLLTGERPEPTFLITKPFQPETVKAAISQALFFHPSRQKEAA; encoded by the coding sequence ATGAGCCTTCTGGCCAGACTCGCGCCGCATCTTCCTTATGTGCGCCGTTACGCACGCGCCCTGACCGGCGATCAATCCACGGGCGACAACTATGTCCGTGTCGCTCTGGAGGCCTTGGCGGCCGGCGAACAGCAACTGTCGGCTGATATGACGCCGCGGGTCGCCCTTTATCATGTCTTCCACGCCATCTGGTCCTCGACCGGCGCGCAGCTGGAAACCGGAACGCTGGAAACCACGGGCAGCGACGCCTCGCAGCGTCTGCTGCGCATCGCGCCGCGTTCGCGTCAGGCCTTCCTGCTGACGGCCCTTGAAGGCTTCACTCCTTCGGAAGCCGCGCAGATCCTGTCCGCCGATCCGCGCGACGTGGAGCGTCTGATCGCCGACGCCCAGGCCGACATCGACGCCGAACTGGCCACCGATGTTCTGGTCATCGAAGACGAGGCCATCATCTCTGCCGATATCCAGAGCCTGGTCACGGAACTGGGTCACCGCGTCACCGGCACCGCCACGACGCACGACGAGGCGATCGACGCCGTCGCCCGCCACAAGCCGGGTCTGGTTCTGGCCGACATCCAGCTGGCCGATGGCTCGTCGGGCATCGATGCGGTCAAGGATATCCTGAAGACCATGGACGTGCCGGTGATCTTCATCACCGCCTTCCCGGAACGCCTGCTGACCGGCGAGCGTCCTGAGCCGACCTTCCTGATCACCAAGCCCTTCCAGCCGGAAACGGTGAAGGCGGCGATCAGCCAGGCGCTGTTCTTCCACCCGTCGCGCCAGAAGGAAGCCGCTTAA